Proteins encoded in a region of the Terriglobia bacterium genome:
- a CDS encoding HI0074 family nucleotidyltransferase substrate-binding subunit, producing MRERSFTSEKSDLAISKFSKAAGRLGEAINAPESPIRSDAILQRFEFTFELAWKALRVYLAENEGIVVSSPKGVLKAAFKQGLIETVSESGFLKMLEDRNTSTHVYDESEANEISVRVRDSHLSALQSLLARLQRP from the coding sequence ATACGGGAAAGGTCGTTTACGAGCGAAAAGTCTGATCTCGCAATATCGAAGTTCTCCAAAGCGGCCGGGCGTCTCGGCGAAGCCATCAACGCGCCCGAGTCGCCAATCCGGTCGGACGCCATCCTTCAACGCTTTGAATTCACCTTTGAGCTGGCATGGAAAGCGCTGCGGGTGTACCTCGCAGAAAACGAGGGGATTGTTGTCTCGTCACCCAAGGGCGTTCTGAAGGCTGCGTTCAAGCAGGGACTGATCGAGACCGTCAGCGAATCCGGGTTTCTCAAGATGCTGGAGGACCGGAACACCTCGACACACGTCTACGACGAGTCCGAAGCCAACGAGATTTCTGTTCGCGTGCGTGATAGCCACCTGTCGGCATTGCAATCCCTTCTGGCTCGACTTCAACGGCCGTAG
- a CDS encoding nucleotidyltransferase domain-containing protein, with product MPAVEMSEREDEVLQIAVSILKHEIDPRRILLFGSRAEGTHRPGSDFDLAVDAPKPPDKAYRIREAVNDSVGLYSVDIVYLPDVEPGLRNLILNTGKVVYERKV from the coding sequence ATGCCTGCCGTTGAGATGTCCGAGAGAGAAGACGAAGTGCTGCAGATTGCTGTATCGATACTGAAACACGAAATCGATCCGCGGCGGATCCTCCTGTTCGGATCGCGGGCTGAGGGCACGCATAGGCCGGGCTCGGATTTCGATCTTGCTGTCGACGCGCCCAAGCCGCCCGACAAGGCATACCGTATCCGCGAAGCGGTCAATGATTCTGTGGGTCTTTACAGCGTCGATATCGTTTACTTGCCGGACGTCGAACCCGGCTTACGGAATCTCATCCTGAATACGGGAAAGGTCGTTTACGAGCGAAAAGTCTGA